A genomic window from Methanovulcanius yangii includes:
- a CDS encoding bile acid:sodium symporter family protein translates to MPVQMLPDVGLSLPLEISIYLFLVLTMFSMGLALTTRRIVEPLRQRRLMGTAFLVNLLLIPMAAILVVRLLPMDAAVAAGILIVACAPGSTIGPKLAEFSKGNISLAISIMFFLSVLAIFTTPATLTLILPGAIVERVDFVDVMTTLTIFIMVPMMAGLAINTWAESFADRIRYGAFLLSNLSIVLVGIIFITVQITGEVRFYDMFLKVGITALLAVLLIVAASMLLGYFLAGPDRENRQVLATSSANRKPRRLPPRRGLGPRRLRRGLHHHHRLCNRADDCIRADRGEVGAD, encoded by the coding sequence ATGCCAGTACAAATGCTTCCGGATGTGGGCCTGTCACTGCCGCTTGAGATCTCCATCTATCTCTTTCTGGTCCTCACGATGTTCTCGATGGGGCTTGCCCTTACGACCCGCCGGATAGTGGAACCGCTCCGCCAGCGCCGCCTGATGGGCACGGCCTTTCTGGTCAATCTCCTCCTCATCCCCATGGCGGCGATCCTCGTCGTACGGCTTCTTCCCATGGATGCGGCGGTGGCGGCGGGCATCCTCATCGTCGCCTGCGCACCGGGATCGACGATCGGCCCGAAGCTCGCGGAGTTCTCGAAGGGCAACATCTCGCTTGCGATCAGCATCATGTTCTTTTTGAGCGTCCTTGCCATCTTCACGACGCCTGCGACCCTCACCCTCATCCTGCCGGGCGCCATCGTCGAGCGGGTGGACTTCGTCGATGTGATGACGACCCTTACCATCTTCATCATGGTCCCGATGATGGCGGGCCTTGCGATCAACACGTGGGCCGAATCGTTCGCCGACAGGATCCGGTACGGGGCGTTTCTCCTCTCGAACCTCTCCATCGTCCTCGTCGGCATCATCTTCATCACCGTGCAGATCACGGGCGAAGTGAGGTTCTACGACATGTTCCTCAAGGTCGGCATAACGGCCCTTCTCGCCGTCCTCCTCATCGTCGCCGCCTCGATGCTCCTCGGCTACTTCCTCGCGGGCCCGGATCGCGAAAACCGGCAGGTCCTCGCGACCTCGTCGGCGAACCGGAAACCTCGGCGTCTCCCTCCTCGTCGGGGCCTCGGCCCTCGCCGCCTACGGCGAGGCCTTCATCATCATCATCGTCTATGCAATCGTGCAGACGATTGTATCAGGGCTGATCGCGGTGAAGTGGGGGCGGATTGA
- a CDS encoding MFS transporter encodes MIHLFGRTKKEESASGASGENAGETGQPGGAAGAGGAAPAVGAAATDGRKWGVLAIISMAVFIMVIDTTIMNVSISALVVDLNTDVPTIQAIIAIYALTMASFMLIGGKLQDVLGRKKAFLIGVGIYGVGTFTASMSWNAAVLLIGWSIFEGLGAILMMPATTTFLTSTYQGRDRAVAFGVWGGIGAAGAAFGPIIGGYLTTFYSWRWAFRIELLVVIIILLMSYLLTDSRPTLKWRDLDVVGTLLSFAGLCAIVMGILLLRNYELWQYISTLIGAGLLLMGVFFLWQKRRKTKGRVPLVDVAIFRSRSFVLGNSICVLQNLTLAGFFFIIPVFYQQVTGISAFETGLLLLPISIAIFIFSIAGARLAAFLSPKHLIMIGLLLGITGSFMLRGIFGLDTGSAEFIPGSVVFGIGSGIILSQVTNLTLSAVPDRHATDAAGVLNTLRQLGTSLGTALIGVILIIFIYTGIIGEIEHQAAIAGIPTEEVAAGLHGWVDKMQTGTPDLVVPDAVLAQLTEIINSAISAGMLHCFDAIAIFLGIAFLAALFLPRRAQPAGREEEP; translated from the coding sequence ATGATACACCTGTTCGGTCGCACAAAGAAGGAAGAATCGGCGTCCGGGGCATCCGGGGAGAATGCGGGCGAAACCGGACAGCCCGGGGGGGCCGCGGGTGCCGGCGGGGCCGCCCCTGCGGTGGGGGCGGCGGCAACGGACGGCCGCAAGTGGGGCGTTCTTGCCATCATCTCCATGGCGGTCTTTATCATGGTCATCGACACCACCATCATGAACGTCTCCATCTCCGCCCTCGTCGTCGACCTGAACACCGACGTGCCGACCATCCAGGCGATCATCGCCATCTATGCCCTGACGATGGCGTCCTTCATGCTCATCGGCGGCAAGCTGCAGGACGTCCTCGGGCGGAAGAAGGCGTTTCTCATCGGGGTCGGCATCTACGGGGTCGGCACCTTTACCGCCTCGATGAGCTGGAACGCGGCCGTCCTCCTCATCGGCTGGTCCATCTTCGAGGGGCTGGGGGCGATTCTCATGATGCCCGCGACGACGACGTTTCTGACCTCCACCTACCAGGGGCGCGACCGTGCCGTCGCGTTCGGGGTGTGGGGCGGCATCGGCGCCGCGGGCGCCGCGTTCGGGCCGATCATCGGCGGGTATCTCACCACGTTCTACAGCTGGCGCTGGGCCTTTCGGATCGAACTCCTCGTCGTCATCATCATCCTTCTCATGTCCTATCTCCTCACCGACTCCCGCCCGACCCTGAAGTGGCGCGACCTCGATGTCGTCGGCACCCTCCTCTCCTTTGCGGGACTCTGTGCGATCGTAATGGGCATCCTCCTCCTGCGCAACTACGAGCTCTGGCAGTACATCTCCACCCTCATCGGCGCAGGCCTCCTCCTTATGGGAGTCTTTTTCCTCTGGCAGAAGCGGCGCAAGACGAAGGGCCGGGTCCCCCTCGTCGACGTTGCCATCTTCCGGAGCCGGTCCTTCGTCCTCGGCAACAGCATCTGTGTCCTCCAGAACCTCACGCTGGCCGGGTTCTTCTTCATCATCCCGGTCTTCTACCAGCAGGTGACGGGCATCTCCGCCTTCGAGACCGGGCTCCTCCTCCTTCCGATATCGATTGCGATCTTCATCTTCTCGATCGCCGGCGCCCGTCTTGCCGCATTCCTTTCCCCGAAGCACCTCATCATGATAGGCCTCCTCCTGGGAATCACCGGATCATTCATGCTCCGGGGCATCTTCGGGCTTGATACCGGCTCCGCCGAATTTATCCCCGGCTCCGTCGTCTTCGGGATAGGAAGCGGCATAATCCTCTCGCAGGTGACGAACCTCACCCTCTCAGCCGTCCCCGACAGGCATGCGACCGATGCCGCAGGGGTCCTGAACACCCTTCGCCAGCTCGGCACCTCGCTCGGTACGGCGCTCATCGGGGTGATCCTCATCATCTTCATCTACACGGGCATCATCGGCGAGATAGAGCATCAGGCGGCAATCGCCGGCATTCCCACAGAAGAAGTGGCAGCCGGGCTGCATGGCTGGGTGGATAAGATGCAGACCGGCACACCGGACCTTGTCGTCCCCGATGCGGTTCTCGCGCAACTCACCGAGATCATCAATTCCGCCATCAGCGCAGGTATGCTCCACTGCTTCGATGCGATCGCCATCTTCCTCGGCATCGCCTTTCTGGCGGCCCTCTTCCTGCCCCGGCGGGCGCAGCCGGCAGGCCGGGAAGAAGAGCCCTGA
- a CDS encoding class I SAM-dependent methyltransferase: MSYENPGLPDVAVEDLLLYRLGGGFYRTYLATTGLTADERVLEFGCGGGTMSRHILARLGGDGRLTCVDISAFWMEKAMKRLSGDSRATFICGDITTTPLPDDEYDVIFIHIVLHDVPAADRKAIATALASHLAPGGRICIREPINRNHGMPPSEIRALMQAAGLVEVEGTAAASSSILFGHLFSGEFRRP, from the coding sequence ATGAGTTATGAAAACCCGGGCCTCCCTGATGTAGCAGTGGAGGATCTGCTATTATACCGGCTGGGTGGGGGGTTCTACCGTACCTATCTGGCAACCACCGGCCTTACCGCCGACGAGCGGGTCCTTGAGTTCGGGTGCGGCGGAGGGACGATGTCCCGGCATATCCTCGCCCGGCTTGGTGGGGACGGGCGACTGACCTGCGTGGACATATCCGCATTCTGGATGGAAAAGGCAATGAAGCGGCTTTCAGGCGATTCGCGGGCCACCTTCATCTGTGGCGATATTACGACAACCCCTCTGCCGGACGACGAATACGATGTTATTTTCATCCACATTGTGCTCCATGACGTCCCCGCCGCCGACCGGAAGGCGATCGCCACCGCCCTCGCCTCTCACCTTGCACCCGGCGGAAGAATATGCATACGCGAACCCATCAATAGGAACCATGGCATGCCTCCATCCGAGATCCGGGCCCTCATGCAGGCCGCAGGACTGGTGGAAGTGGAGGGAACCGCGGCTGCATCGAGTTCGATTTTATTTGGGCACTTGTTTTCCGGGGAGTTTCGGCGGCCGTAA